A stretch of Stigmatopora argus isolate UIUO_Sarg chromosome 22, RoL_Sarg_1.0, whole genome shotgun sequence DNA encodes these proteins:
- the micu2 gene encoding calcium uptake protein 2, mitochondrial codes for MAFVGKVAFVLRNAVRAPRYLKALTWRRAAVCGATVTTGLLAYSYSSSLKAPSLPLVVVVHADEQNETPTPSPVPVPQMSARKRRFIQFASIVYEEEPYMTPRDFLFSVMLENVDRKLQKRVLTTKKVEKMMLSAAKARPGNSLFRLLGDNGLISYTEYLFLLTILTKPRTGFHIAFKMLDVDGNEQVDKKEFMKLKQIIRKSKINVSKDDAEKSVEGGERVDTTLQAYFFGKNGENKLQYQEFRKFMEDLQAEVQEMEFRQFSRGMDTMRREDFAEWLLHYTNEEDNHVYWENMRQRIPAGQSITFQEFKAFCLFSNNLEDFAFSVKILSEANRPVGMAQFKRAVRIATGHDLSENVLDTVFQLFDLDGDRRLSHKEFVGVMKARVMRGLKVQPQNGLGGYWKCVKRETLKAAQEALGNGSCPI; via the exons ATGGCCTTCGTTGGAAAAGTTGCTTTTGTATTGAGGAACGCCGTCAGGGCTCCGCGATATTTGAAAGCTTTGACATGGCGCCGAGCTGCCGTTTGTGGCGCAACTGTCACCACGGGCTTGCTAGCCTACTCTTACTCTTCTAGCTTGAAGGCTCCGAGTCTTCCTCTCGTCGTCGTCGTTCATGCCGACGAGCAAAAC GAGACTCCGACTCCGAGTCCAGTTCCAGTTCCCCAAATGTCTGCCAGAAAGAGGCGTTTCATCCAGTTCGCCTCCATCGTTTATGAAGAGGAGCCTTACATGACGCCGAGAGACTTTCTCTTCTCTGTGATGCTGGAGAATGTTGATC GAAAGTTGCAGAAGAGAGTCCTAACAACAAAA AAGGTGGAGAAGATGATGCTTTCTGCTGCCAAAGCTCGACCTGGCAACAGCTTGTTCAGACTTTTGGGAGACAACG GTTTGATTTCCTACACCGAATACCTGTTTTTGCTGACTATTCTGACCA AGCCGCGAACGGGATTTCACATCGCTTTCAAAATGCTTGATGTGGATGGCAATGAGCAGGTGGACAAAAAGGAGTTTATGAAG ctcAAGCAAATCATCAGGAAGAGTAAAATCAACGTTTCGAAGGACGACGCCGAG AAATCGGTGGAGGGGGGCGAGCGCGTGGACACCACGCTGCAGGCCTACTTCTTTGGAAAGAACGGAGAAAACAAGTTGCAGTATCAAGAGTTCCGCAA GTTCATGGAAGATCTCCAGGCGGAGGTCCAGGAGATGGAGTTCCGCCAGTTCTCCAGGGGAATGGACACCATGCGGCGGGAGGACTTTGCCGAGTGGCTGCTGCACTACACCAACGAGGAAGACAACCATGTCTACTGGGAGAACATGAGGCAGAGGATCCCCGCCGGCCAG AGCATCACCTTCCAGGAGTTCAAGGCCTTCTGCCTCTTCTCCAACAACCTGGAGGACTTTGCCTTCTCCGTGAAGATTCTCAGCGAAGCCAATCGTCCCGTGGGGATGG CCCAGTTCAAGCGCGCGGTGAGGATCGCCACGGGCCACGACCTGTCCGAGAACGTCTTGGACACCGTCTTTCAGCTCTTCGACCTGGACGGCGACCGGCGCCTGAGCCACAAGGAGTTTGTCGGCGTGATGAAGGCGCGAGTGATGAGGGGGTTGAAG GTTCAACCGCAGAACGGCTTGGGTGGCTACTGGAAATGCGTGAAGAGGGAGACCCTGAAGGCAGCACAGGAAGCGCTGGGAAACGGCAGCTGTCCCATCTGA